DNA from Acanthochromis polyacanthus isolate Apoly-LR-REF ecotype Palm Island chromosome 7, KAUST_Apoly_ChrSc, whole genome shotgun sequence:
TatcatttctaacatttttctgcatttatgtgGATCATGCATCAGTATTGGGTTTGGGTGCACTTACCTGTAAATGCTGGTGGGAGCGTagacatttgagtttttttggtGCACACAGTCAACTTTTTAGCTTGACTGAATGCATTCCCAGCAGAGGAACAAATCCATCAACTAGCAGCAGCTTATTTAAaccatatatttacatttataggCTCCTGTGTAAAGTCTGCAGTTggtaaatgtatattttcaaaTGAAGCGGTGATTAGTTAGTCTGCTTGTTTATAAAAATCTATTTCCCTGTTTGAAATTACACGTGAATCCACTGAAAACCCAGATGTCCAAGTTTTTCCTCTAGCATTGAAAGGCAATATGCCTTTCTGTGTCTCTCAGTCTCAAAAGTCCACATACAAATGTCACCTGTTCTGCTGATAGTTAACAGCTTAAAGTGATGTGAACTGAAGGTGAGCTGTGTACTCATATTATTCACTGAACATCAAACCAGATAAACCAGACggttaaaacaacacaaatgtaaaataagattTAGAATTAGGAGGGTACATAAAAAGTCCCCGGTCTCACTTGGAAACAAGGGGCGTAACTCCCGTTTTGGAGTATAAACGATAGACTATATAAATCCTTatatcactgtccacaaaaaatcaaatgttcaaaatgatcAAAGAAAATAGGAGAGGAAAACTGTTACTATAGGAACAAGTGGCAGAAGCAGCCACCCGTCCTGCACCATCTGACTTCTGTTCCTCAAACTGAAATCCCTCTCGCGTGGTCACCATTTTTAGAATATTGATAAAGTCTTCCATGTTGTTGAGGACAATCTGGAGGCTCGAGATGTGACCTTCTGCACAGGGATAGTGAAGCTTAAACATGGGTGGACAAATTGCATTAAACTTAAAGGATACTATGTtagaaaatattgcaaaaacagtcgttgtgtctgtgttttctaGTGAGGCTGAGAACTTTCTGATGTACTTTTGCACTAAAGGACTTATGATGAGATACTGTGTGACCTTTTGGttaagaaataaatattttatatgcCACAAATGTCTATTAAGTGATTTGAAGTGTGAGTGCACACTGGTAGAGCACCTAAATGATATTTCAGAATTTGtatacagtgtttttgttgcatctAGCCTGCACTCCAGGAcagtttttgtgtcatgttATTAATCTATTTATTGTGATGCTTTTTCCTTCAGAGCTTCCACAGAAATATATCTGTAAGCCGGAGGAGGTTGTCGCTGATGAGCAACCTGTTAGCCAAGAGAGGAACTCAAGTCTGGACCATCAGGACCCAGAGCTTCCACCGATTAAAGAGGAGCAGGAGAACCTCTGCATCAGTCGAGATGAAGAGGAGCTTATGGTGAAATGGGAACCTGATACCTGTATGCAGACGCTTAAAACGGAAAAGGTGAAACTCTACTCTTGAATCCTAATGAATCtcagaaaacagaggagaaatcCTTACTGGACATCTTAGTTAATAACTCTGAGATATCCAAACTGCACACAAATCACCAGCTTCTCTCTCACAACTCTCATTTCGCTGGAAGCCAAGATCAAAGAGAAGGAAAGCACTCGGTGTCAACAGGAAATGGagagacaaaaccacagaaaagacACTTCAAAACCAATAATGTGCATAATCCTGCTGTGTTCAAAAATGACTGCAATCCTCTCAGAGATGAAGTCATTCAAATGTGACACTTGTGGCAAGGCATTTTCATATAACTCCCAGTTGATCAGACATCTCAGAAGCCACACTGGTGAGAAACCGTATTTGTGCAACGTCTGTGGCAAAAGATTCAGTCAGCAATCAATACTGAAGGTTCATGAACGgattcacacaggtgagaggccACATATTTGTAACATCTGTGGTAAAAGTTTCACTCAGTTAGCGAAATTACAAGCTCACAAAACaatccacacaggtgagaagccgtattgTTGTGACATGTGTGGCAAAAGATTCAATCAGGAATCAACACTGAAAGGTCACAGaagaacccacacaggtgagaggccGTTTGCGTGCAGCATCTGTGGGAAAAGATTCACTCAGAAATCAATACTGGATTATCATTTCAGAACCCACAGAGGTGAAACTGATACTTTTATGGTGACTCTCGCGTATGATGAAGGCAACCAGAGTGAAGATCCAAGTCTATACTTGAATCCTGAAGGATCTCAGATGGCAGCAAAGGAGGCGTCCTTGGACCACATGTCAGAGATACCAGAACTGAACCTCGACTACCAGAGCCTTGATCACAGAGGAGGAATAATTGGAGGCTCAGTAGCAACTGTAACTGAAGAGACGAAACCACAGAAGAAACTCTACCAAAGCAATGATGTACATGATCCCACCATGTTAA
Protein-coding regions in this window:
- the LOC110969540 gene encoding zinc finger protein 658B-like gives rise to the protein MERQNHRKDTSKPIMCIILLCSKMTAILSEMKSFKCDTCGKAFSYNSQLIRHLRSHTGEKPYLCNVCGKRFSQQSILKVHERIHTGERPHICNICGKSFTQLAKLQAHKTIHTGEKPYCCDMCGKRFNQESTLKGHRRTHTGERPFACSICGKRFTQKSILDYHFRTHRGETDTFMVTLAYDEGNQSEDPSLYLNPEGSQMAAKEASLDHMSEIPELNLDYQSLDHRGGIIGGSVATVTEETKPQKKLYQSNDVHDPTMLKIYYDTHAHQNSFKCETCGKTFPFQSTLNKHLRVHTGEKPYYCNTCGKGFSQSSILKVHKRIHTGERPYSCNICGKSFNQKSTMNIHKRIHTGEKPFACHICGKHFSQKSILDVHVRTHTGERPYSCKTCGKKSKK